A region of Solibacillus isronensis DNA encodes the following proteins:
- a CDS encoding NAD(P)/FAD-dependent oxidoreductase, which translates to MNEDSKVYDVTIIGGGPAGMFTAFYGGMRQLEVKLIESLPQLGGQLAALYPEKYIYDIAGFPKIRAQELVNNLKEQMSAFEQAIVTGQSVGAIDKLEDGTFKLTTNKEIHYSKTIIITAGLGAFQPRQLEVEGADYYEGKNLHYFIHNISEFKGKNVVIFGGGDSAIDWSLMLEPVAKKVTLVHRRDQFRAHEHSVENLFNSSVEIKTPYMPDELFGDENGINQIVIRNAEGEKETLEIDEIIVNYGFKSSLGPIKEWGLEIERNSIVVNPKMETNIEGIYAVGDVTTYDGKVKLIATGFGEAPVAISAARLYIDPAAKKHVPHSTDLFKGEL; encoded by the coding sequence ATGAATGAAGATTCAAAGGTATATGATGTCACGATTATCGGTGGAGGTCCTGCAGGGATGTTTACGGCATTCTATGGAGGCATGCGCCAGCTTGAAGTTAAGTTAATTGAAAGTCTGCCACAATTAGGCGGGCAGCTTGCAGCACTTTATCCGGAAAAATATATTTATGATATCGCAGGATTTCCAAAAATCCGCGCACAGGAACTTGTCAATAATCTGAAAGAACAAATGTCAGCCTTTGAGCAGGCAATCGTAACTGGTCAAAGCGTTGGAGCTATTGATAAGTTGGAAGACGGAACATTTAAGCTTACAACTAACAAAGAAATACATTATTCAAAAACAATCATCATTACAGCAGGTCTTGGTGCATTCCAGCCAAGACAATTGGAAGTTGAAGGAGCCGATTACTACGAGGGTAAAAACCTTCATTACTTCATCCACAATATAAGTGAATTCAAAGGTAAAAATGTGGTCATTTTCGGTGGCGGGGATTCAGCTATTGACTGGTCGCTTATGCTTGAGCCAGTTGCTAAGAAAGTTACACTTGTGCATAGACGAGATCAGTTCCGAGCGCATGAGCATAGTGTTGAAAATCTGTTTAATTCAAGTGTTGAAATAAAAACGCCTTATATGCCTGATGAGTTGTTTGGCGATGAAAATGGCATTAACCAAATTGTCATCCGCAATGCAGAAGGAGAAAAGGAAACACTTGAAATTGACGAGATCATTGTAAACTATGGATTTAAATCCTCTTTAGGACCAATTAAAGAATGGGGTTTAGAAATTGAGAGAAACTCTATTGTCGTAAATCCTAAAATGGAAACCAATATCGAAGGAATCTATGCGGTCGGGGACGTCACAACATACGACGGAAAAGTGAAATTGATTGCGACGGGATTCGGTGAAGCGCCGGTTGCCATCAGTGCAGCACGGTTGTATATTGACCCGGCTGCCAAAAAACATGTACCGCACAGTACGGATCTTTTTAAAGGGGAATTGTAG
- the copZ gene encoding copper chaperone CopZ, with product MVNVTLNVNGMSCGHCVKSVETSVGALAGVQEVKVDLAEKKVSVAYNEDTVTVEQIKETIDEQGYDVV from the coding sequence ATGGTAAATGTAACGTTAAATGTTAATGGTATGTCTTGCGGTCATTGTGTGAAATCTGTAGAAACTAGTGTTGGCGCATTAGCTGGTGTACAGGAAGTAAAAGTGGATCTTGCTGAGAAAAAGGTATCGGTTGCGTATAACGAAGATACTGTTACTGTTGAGCAGATCAAAGAAACGATTGATGAACAAGGTTATGACGTTGTTTAA
- a CDS encoding GNAT family N-acetyltransferase, translated as MNIYPYQKKYAVQIAALLNDFLPFELETTDTVDQAGGIRYVAVNELDEVVGYIAGYEIKDFNKEFPYFHEELQSLKELAASGISYYTSHFVVHPNERKKGIGTKLVRAYLEAAQPIAKTIVTVGWVQSDTNRWAAERQFTAQGFEPFIYMPRYFEPYQVDCPSCKAICYCDAHIFVK; from the coding sequence ATGAATATTTACCCTTATCAAAAGAAATATGCAGTGCAAATTGCGGCACTGCTCAATGATTTTTTACCATTTGAATTAGAAACGACCGATACAGTCGATCAGGCTGGAGGCATTCGTTATGTAGCCGTTAATGAGCTAGATGAAGTTGTCGGTTATATTGCGGGTTATGAAATAAAGGATTTCAACAAGGAGTTCCCCTACTTTCATGAAGAGCTGCAATCGCTAAAGGAACTGGCCGCATCGGGCATCAGTTATTATACAAGTCATTTTGTCGTCCATCCAAACGAGCGGAAAAAAGGAATAGGAACAAAACTAGTACGTGCTTACCTCGAAGCCGCACAGCCGATTGCAAAAACAATCGTTACGGTTGGATGGGTACAATCCGATACAAACCGCTGGGCAGCTGAGCGACAATTTACAGCACAGGGTTTTGAACCATTTATTTATATGCCGCGCTATTTCGAGCCCTATCAAGTCGATTGCCCAAGCTGCAAAGCTATTTGTTATTGCGATGCACATATTTTTGTGAAATAA
- a CDS encoding aspartyl-phosphate phosphatase Spo0E family protein: MKFLLLKKLLKLRIETKRKLMYKKANDLGFTHPEVVNCSQELDELLNKYSDIAA, translated from the coding sequence ATGAAATTTTTACTATTAAAAAAGCTACTAAAACTACGAATTGAGACAAAAAGAAAACTAATGTACAAAAAAGCAAATGATTTAGGATTCACTCATCCGGAAGTCGTGAATTGCAGTCAGGAACTGGATGAATTACTTAATAAGTATTCGGATATTGCCGCTTAA
- a CDS encoding monooxygenase, with amino-acid sequence MAYILQVDFKMDGPFGEEMTAGFKGLAESINEEEGMLWKIWTEDAEAGEAGGIYLFETKETAAAYLDMHSKRLNGFGITAINSKIFAVNESLTNINKGPVNV; translated from the coding sequence ATGGCATATATTTTACAAGTAGATTTTAAAATGGATGGTCCATTCGGCGAAGAAATGACTGCCGGGTTTAAAGGGTTGGCAGAAAGTATTAACGAAGAAGAAGGCATGCTTTGGAAAATTTGGACAGAGGATGCGGAAGCTGGCGAAGCGGGTGGTATTTACTTATTTGAAACAAAGGAAACTGCTGCAGCTTACTTGGATATGCATTCAAAGCGTCTAAATGGTTTTGGTATTACAGCGATCAACAGCAAAATTTTTGCAGTGAATGAGTCATTAACGAACATTAATAAAGGTCCGGTTAACGTATAA
- a CDS encoding heavy metal translocating P-type ATPase — protein sequence MTKELTLQVTGMTCAACSARIEKGLNRMEGVESANVNLAVEKAAIQYDETVIKAQDIEQKIQALGYDVVKEKADFTIDGMTCAACSARIEKVLGKMDGIASANVNLALEKATIEFNPSQVSVSDIIARIEKIGYGAQPVVEGNPVDHREKVIQRQTIKFISAAILSLPLLWTMVAHFSFTSFLYVPDILMNPWVQLVLATPVQFIIGWQFYVGAYKSLRSGAANMDVLVVMGTSAAYFYSIYQMLAHPSGHMPHLYFETSAVLITLILLGKLFEARAKGKSSQAIKQLMGMQAKSALVIRDGIEQSVPLEEVRINDIVRVKPGEKIPVDGEVVSGTSAVDESMLTGESLPVEKSVGDFVYGATLNKNGALEMKALKVGSETALSQIIKIVESAQGSKAPIQRLADKISNIFVPIVVGIAVVTFILWWLIDGEFIQAFEATIAVLVIACPCALGLATPTSIMAGSGRAAQLGILFKGGEHLEQTGFVDTIVVDKTGTVTNGKPLLTDVVLFNNFDQNDVLRIVASAEKQSEHPLAEAIVEGVLERGIELSAVSSFQALPGLGIEAQVDNTEVAVGTRKLMRDQQISIDESVEQQLVSLEQQGNTAMLIAINKEFAAIIAVADTVKETSAEAVKRLHALGLKVIMLTGDNERTAKAIAAEVGIDEVIAEVLPEQKAQQIENLKQQGRNVAMVGDGINDAPALAVADIGMAIGTGTDVAMEAADITLIRGDLNSIADAILMSRKTMTNIKQNLFWAFAYNVIGIPIAALGFLAPWVAGAAMAFSSVSVVLNALRLQRVKL from the coding sequence ATGACGAAAGAACTGACATTGCAAGTAACAGGTATGACGTGTGCGGCATGTTCGGCAAGGATTGAGAAAGGGCTGAATCGTATGGAAGGGGTCGAATCGGCGAACGTCAATCTAGCGGTTGAAAAAGCAGCGATTCAATATGATGAAACGGTTATTAAAGCACAGGATATTGAGCAAAAGATTCAGGCACTTGGCTATGATGTTGTCAAAGAGAAAGCGGATTTCACAATCGATGGAATGACGTGCGCGGCGTGTTCGGCAAGAATCGAAAAGGTGCTCGGAAAAATGGACGGGATTGCTTCGGCAAATGTGAACTTGGCGTTGGAAAAAGCGACGATCGAATTTAACCCATCACAAGTTTCGGTTTCCGATATTATTGCGCGGATTGAAAAGATCGGTTATGGTGCTCAACCAGTCGTTGAAGGTAATCCTGTTGATCATCGGGAGAAAGTAATTCAAAGGCAAACGATTAAATTTATCTCGGCGGCCATTTTATCATTGCCGCTATTATGGACGATGGTTGCCCATTTTTCATTTACGAGCTTTTTATATGTACCTGACATTCTTATGAATCCTTGGGTACAGTTAGTATTAGCAACACCTGTTCAATTTATTATTGGCTGGCAATTCTACGTGGGAGCATATAAATCATTGCGCAGTGGTGCTGCAAATATGGATGTGCTCGTCGTGATGGGAACGAGTGCGGCCTATTTTTACAGTATTTATCAAATGCTTGCCCATCCTAGCGGTCATATGCCGCACCTGTATTTTGAAACGAGCGCGGTGCTTATTACACTGATTTTATTAGGAAAGCTGTTTGAAGCACGTGCAAAAGGTAAATCATCTCAGGCAATCAAGCAGTTGATGGGGATGCAGGCGAAATCAGCACTAGTAATCCGTGATGGCATCGAGCAATCTGTACCGCTTGAAGAAGTACGCATTAATGATATTGTCCGAGTGAAGCCAGGTGAAAAAATTCCTGTCGATGGGGAAGTCGTTTCCGGAACTTCAGCTGTGGATGAATCGATGCTGACAGGCGAAAGTTTGCCGGTGGAAAAAAGCGTCGGAGATTTCGTTTATGGTGCAACACTGAACAAAAATGGTGCACTGGAAATGAAGGCATTAAAGGTTGGCAGTGAAACAGCATTATCACAAATCATTAAAATCGTCGAGTCGGCTCAAGGTTCTAAAGCACCGATTCAGCGTCTTGCCGATAAAATTTCCAATATTTTTGTGCCGATTGTTGTAGGGATTGCCGTTGTAACATTCATATTATGGTGGCTGATTGACGGAGAATTTATCCAGGCATTTGAAGCGACGATTGCAGTACTTGTTATCGCATGCCCATGTGCGCTCGGCTTGGCGACACCAACCTCGATTATGGCCGGTTCAGGACGTGCCGCACAGCTTGGCATATTATTTAAAGGCGGCGAACATCTTGAACAGACAGGTTTTGTCGATACGATTGTAGTTGATAAAACAGGAACCGTTACAAACGGGAAGCCGTTGCTGACAGATGTTGTACTGTTCAATAATTTTGATCAAAATGATGTACTCCGCATTGTTGCATCAGCAGAAAAACAATCCGAGCATCCATTGGCAGAAGCAATTGTTGAAGGTGTATTAGAGCGCGGGATTGAGCTTTCGGCTGTTTCTAGCTTCCAGGCACTTCCTGGACTAGGCATTGAAGCACAAGTAGATAATACAGAAGTTGCTGTCGGTACGAGAAAGCTTATGAGAGACCAACAAATTAGTATCGATGAATCAGTCGAACAGCAACTGGTTTCATTGGAACAGCAAGGGAATACTGCGATGCTTATTGCAATAAACAAAGAATTTGCAGCGATTATTGCCGTTGCGGATACGGTAAAAGAAACATCTGCTGAAGCGGTAAAACGTTTGCACGCGCTTGGTTTGAAAGTCATTATGCTTACAGGAGATAATGAGCGTACTGCCAAAGCGATTGCAGCAGAAGTCGGCATTGATGAAGTAATTGCAGAAGTGCTGCCGGAACAAAAGGCACAGCAAATCGAAAACTTGAAACAACAAGGTCGTAATGTTGCAATGGTTGGTGACGGGATTAACGATGCACCGGCACTTGCGGTAGCTGATATCGGGATGGCGATCGGTACGGGTACAGATGTAGCGATGGAAGCGGCTGACATTACATTAATCCGCGGAGATTTGAACAGTATAGCCGATGCGATTTTAATGAGCCGTAAAACGATGACGAACATTAAACAAAACCTGTTTTGGGCATTTGCCTATAATGTCATCGGCATTCCGATTGCTGCACTCGGTTTCCTCGCTCCATGGGTAGCAGGCGCAGCAATGGCATTCAGTTCCGTTTCGGTTGTATTAAATGCATTAAGACTGCAGCGTGTGAAATTGTAA
- a CDS encoding BrxA/BrxB family bacilliredoxin: MTNAYDEYMRQVTQPMRTELESAGFTQLTTADSVHEFMAETKGTALVVINSVCGCAAGLARPAAREAVADVKPDQLVTVFAGQDPEATAAMRGYFDEVPPSSPSMAILKDGQLAYFIPRDQIEGHPMEQIRDHLSDVLKQVCAE, translated from the coding sequence ATGACAAATGCTTATGATGAATATATGCGTCAAGTAACACAGCCAATGCGTACAGAACTTGAGAGCGCAGGCTTTACGCAATTAACAACGGCAGATAGTGTACACGAATTTATGGCTGAAACAAAGGGAACAGCTTTAGTCGTAATCAATTCAGTTTGTGGTTGTGCGGCAGGTCTAGCACGTCCTGCTGCTCGTGAAGCAGTAGCAGATGTGAAACCGGATCAGCTAGTAACAGTATTTGCTGGTCAAGACCCGGAAGCGACTGCAGCAATGCGCGGATACTTTGATGAAGTGCCGCCAAGCTCACCATCAATGGCGATTTTAAAAGATGGTCAATTAGCTTACTTCATTCCACGTGATCAAATCGAAGGTCATCCAATGGAACAAATCCGTGATCATTTATCAGATGTGTTAAAACAAGTATGTGCCGAGTAA
- a CDS encoding hydroxysqualene dehydroxylase, producing MEKFDVIVVGSGLAGLTAALELSEKGKSLIVLEMNHVIGGRTSSWDEDGMLVESGLHRHIGYYKALPKVLKKAGVDVDDIVQWEEQIDIRIKGSKENKSFGISPVFGPIETLKGIIGNNDILPPGDKLALVPFFTDGFLQYTQNPEELDQYSLREFAEKHNISEEALHNLLIPLSTGVFFLPPERYSAKVFFGLFLPGVSRFYKLRIGSYLGGMTEVLANPLAHHITKNNGVIRTNSPVKNLVMDQDTVTGVQLEDGQELMAKHVVIAANLGGAKKILKSHFQNNPFFENIFRLPTMPAVTIQMEFEQPVLPVDRTTFGPLTSLASFAEQSRTTFKHVPGRMSIILTPPEKFLNMDHKLILEQVQKDGKELGLDLETGLTNYRVISHPEDFHSLEPNYDHLRPDQQTPIKGLVLAGDYTRQPFFATMEGAVTSGENAARLILEE from the coding sequence TTGGAAAAGTTTGATGTCATTGTTGTAGGTTCTGGCCTGGCTGGTTTAACGGCTGCCCTTGAACTAAGTGAAAAAGGAAAATCTTTAATTGTTTTGGAAATGAATCATGTAATTGGGGGAAGGACATCTTCATGGGATGAAGATGGGATGTTAGTCGAATCCGGTTTACATCGACATATTGGCTATTACAAGGCTTTACCAAAAGTACTGAAAAAAGCTGGCGTTGATGTTGATGACATCGTCCAGTGGGAAGAACAAATCGATATCCGTATAAAAGGAAGCAAGGAAAACAAATCATTTGGAATTTCTCCGGTTTTCGGTCCGATAGAAACGTTAAAAGGGATTATCGGCAATAATGATATTCTGCCGCCTGGGGATAAACTTGCACTAGTGCCCTTTTTCACAGATGGATTTTTACAATATACTCAAAATCCAGAAGAATTGGACCAATACAGTTTGAGGGAATTCGCAGAAAAGCACAATATTAGTGAAGAGGCATTGCATAATCTTCTTATCCCTTTGAGTACAGGCGTATTTTTCCTGCCTCCTGAAAGATACTCTGCAAAAGTATTTTTCGGTCTTTTCCTTCCCGGAGTGAGCCGGTTTTATAAGTTGAGAATCGGTTCATATCTTGGAGGGATGACAGAGGTTTTGGCTAATCCGCTTGCACATCATATTACTAAGAACAACGGCGTTATCCGTACAAATTCACCTGTGAAAAACTTGGTCATGGATCAGGATACGGTTACAGGAGTGCAATTGGAAGACGGCCAGGAGTTAATGGCAAAACATGTCGTTATTGCTGCAAATCTAGGCGGGGCCAAAAAGATATTGAAGAGCCATTTTCAAAACAATCCGTTCTTCGAAAATATTTTCCGTTTACCGACAATGCCTGCTGTCACTATTCAAATGGAGTTTGAACAGCCCGTACTTCCCGTCGATCGTACAACATTTGGTCCCCTTACTTCACTTGCCAGCTTTGCCGAGCAGTCCAGAACTACGTTTAAACACGTACCGGGCAGAATGTCGATTATTTTGACACCACCAGAAAAGTTCCTCAACATGGACCATAAACTAATTTTGGAACAGGTGCAGAAAGACGGCAAAGAATTAGGGCTGGATCTGGAAACAGGTTTGACTAATTACCGCGTAATCAGCCATCCTGAAGATTTTCACAGCTTAGAACCGAATTATGATCATTTACGTCCTGATCAACAAACGCCCATTAAAGGACTTGTTCTAGCTGGTGATTATACACGTCAACCATTTTTCGCAACGATGGAAGGAGCTGTTACTTCAGGTGAGAATGCAGCCCGACTTATTTTAGAAGAATAA
- a CDS encoding transcriptional regulator, which produces MREQLIKAMQQNQILDIMYIAKDQSITKRRIKLIKISGEHVQAYCFSRHAKRNFIVDNILAVHPVNKKARGLEA; this is translated from the coding sequence ATGAGGGAACAATTAATTAAAGCGATGCAACAGAATCAAATTTTGGATATTATGTACATCGCCAAAGATCAGTCAATAACAAAGCGTCGAATAAAGCTAATTAAAATTTCCGGAGAACATGTGCAAGCATATTGTTTTTCCCGTCATGCAAAACGAAATTTTATTGTAGATAATATTTTAGCCGTACATCCGGTAAATAAAAAAGCAAGAGGGTTAGAAGCATAG
- a CDS encoding metal-sensitive transcriptional regulator has translation MIHENDSLLETHEESCRKSHHPEPIKKDLTTRLNRIEGQIRGIKGMIDKDVYCDDIITQLSATQSALNSVAKILLEGHLKGCVVDRLNEGDTEVLDELVVTIQKMMKK, from the coding sequence ATGATTCATGAAAACGATAGTCTATTGGAAACACATGAAGAAAGCTGTCGTAAAAGTCATCATCCTGAACCGATAAAAAAAGATTTAACGACGAGATTAAATCGAATCGAAGGGCAAATTCGCGGAATTAAAGGCATGATTGATAAAGACGTGTATTGTGATGATATCATTACACAATTATCGGCAACACAATCGGCTTTAAACAGTGTCGCAAAAATTTTGCTTGAAGGTCATTTAAAGGGCTGTGTCGTAGATCGTCTAAATGAAGGAGATACAGAAGTTTTGGACGAGCTCGTCGTAACTATTCAAAAAATGATGAAAAAATAA
- a CDS encoding class I SAM-dependent methyltransferase codes for MCRVTIVTTAGRPDEQSLQLVEFASKELQAKIVPRQKRSVRKLSEVYDANVIVAGKNRFEYYAKGAEAPFFFHPNSAAFRLKRVARGEVEPLLTACALHKGDTFLDCTLGIGADSLLAAYVVGEKGKVIGVEADKNVSFIVKTGMQNYDTTELPLTACMRNIEVVYSTALEYLKNQENDSFDVVYMDPMFEEVIEESTNFEALRYAGKHLTLTDEWVAEAKRVAKKRVVLKAHYKSDWFEKYQFQRDVRITAKFHYGVFEK; via the coding sequence ATGTGCCGAGTAACGATTGTCACAACTGCAGGCAGACCGGACGAGCAATCGCTTCAGTTAGTTGAATTTGCTAGTAAGGAGCTGCAGGCAAAAATTGTTCCGCGCCAAAAACGTTCGGTTCGTAAGCTTTCCGAAGTGTACGATGCCAATGTCATTGTTGCGGGAAAAAATCGTTTTGAATACTATGCGAAAGGTGCCGAGGCGCCTTTCTTTTTTCATCCAAACTCTGCCGCATTTCGTCTGAAACGTGTCGCTCGCGGTGAAGTCGAACCATTGCTTACTGCTTGTGCACTGCATAAAGGGGATACATTTTTGGATTGTACCCTTGGGATCGGTGCTGACAGCTTATTGGCTGCTTATGTTGTAGGTGAAAAAGGTAAAGTGATCGGTGTAGAAGCGGATAAAAATGTGTCGTTTATTGTAAAAACAGGGATGCAAAATTATGATACGACAGAACTTCCTTTAACTGCGTGCATGCGAAATATCGAAGTGGTTTATTCCACGGCTCTGGAATATTTAAAGAATCAAGAAAATGACAGCTTTGATGTCGTCTACATGGATCCGATGTTCGAGGAAGTCATTGAAGAATCAACGAATTTTGAAGCGCTGCGCTATGCCGGAAAGCACCTGACATTGACTGATGAATGGGTGGCTGAAGCAAAACGTGTAGCGAAAAAGCGCGTCGTGTTAAAGGCACACTATAAATCGGACTGGTTTGAAAAATACCAGTTTCAGCGTGATGTACGAATAACAGCCAAGTTTCATTATGGTGTGTTTGAAAAATAA
- a CDS encoding sensor histidine kinase produces MKSLYVKFVVFTIGIMIFSGIFAFLISNTYYQQKLKPFNDQKNTKIALEIAEFTGNQPELNLIDYLENISSIGYQLFLVDNSGNELYFGAPFRDNTLSNSTKEQVLNGNIFHGISNFPQETFVTGFFANELKNTIGVPLTHNEEKYALFLRPDIKLLFNEMHILFGWLLALAIMLSIIMVIFITKYLVNPISKLTSATKTLSNGNYNVDLDTTRHDELGELSLSFLRMASRLEQLDAMRKEFISNISHDIQSPLSNIKGYTNLLKSDSTSPEDKSNYILIINAEIERLSTLTKQLLLLASLDRDEDILKRKTVNIGKQIKELVRNNQWQIGEKGITLGFTLPDVEITGDPSLLNAVWDNLLTNAIKYNKPNGTIEISIEEQGKSVLVIFEDTGIGMNDKEKERIFDRFYRVDTARTRSVEGTGLGLSIVAAIVTLHGGLIHVNSIENRGTNFVVELPVTQ; encoded by the coding sequence ATGAAATCTCTTTATGTAAAGTTTGTTGTGTTCACCATTGGAATTATGATTTTTAGTGGTATATTTGCCTTTTTAATCTCGAATACGTATTATCAGCAAAAATTAAAACCATTTAATGACCAAAAAAACACTAAAATTGCATTGGAAATTGCTGAATTTACCGGTAATCAACCTGAATTAAATCTTATAGATTATCTTGAAAATATATCTTCAATAGGATATCAACTATTCCTCGTTGACAATTCAGGAAATGAACTTTATTTTGGTGCACCTTTCAGGGATAATACTTTGTCCAATTCAACTAAAGAACAAGTACTTAACGGCAATATTTTTCATGGTATATCAAATTTCCCCCAGGAAACATTTGTAACAGGATTTTTTGCGAACGAATTAAAGAATACGATTGGTGTTCCATTGACACATAACGAGGAAAAGTATGCCCTCTTTCTAAGACCGGATATTAAGCTTCTATTTAACGAAATGCATATTTTATTCGGGTGGCTGCTAGCTTTGGCGATTATGCTGAGCATTATAATGGTAATTTTTATTACAAAATATTTAGTTAATCCAATCTCAAAGCTTACATCCGCAACTAAAACGCTCTCAAACGGAAATTACAATGTTGATCTTGATACTACCCGTCATGATGAATTAGGAGAACTTTCACTTAGTTTTTTACGAATGGCCAGCAGACTGGAACAATTAGATGCAATGAGAAAAGAGTTTATTTCAAACATTTCTCATGATATTCAGTCACCCCTATCCAATATTAAAGGATATACAAACCTATTAAAAAGTGATTCAACGAGTCCTGAGGATAAAAGTAATTACATTTTAATTATCAATGCGGAAATTGAAAGACTCTCTACATTGACGAAACAATTATTGCTTCTCGCTTCTTTGGATCGCGATGAGGATATTTTGAAAAGAAAAACAGTTAATATCGGTAAACAGATTAAGGAATTAGTACGGAACAATCAGTGGCAAATAGGTGAAAAAGGGATTACACTCGGGTTTACATTACCGGATGTAGAAATCACCGGAGATCCGTCCTTACTAAATGCGGTTTGGGACAATCTGTTAACCAACGCCATCAAATATAATAAACCGAACGGCACGATTGAAATATCAATTGAAGAACAAGGAAAATCGGTATTGGTAATCTTTGAAGATACGGGTATAGGAATGAATGATAAAGAGAAAGAAAGAATTTTTGACCGCTTTTATCGAGTAGATACCGCACGGACGCGTTCAGTTGAAGGGACAGGACTGGGACTATCAATAGTGGCTGCTATTGTAACTTTACATGGTGGATTAATTCATGTGAACAGTATTGAAAATCGTGGAACCAACTTTGTCGTAGAATTGCCTGTCACGCAGTGA
- a CDS encoding TerC family protein produces MDISLLLEYGWVLLLLIGLEGLLAADNALVLAIMVKHLPEKERRKALFYGLAGAFIFRFASLFIITFLVDVWQVQAIGALYLLFIAINHIIRKLYFKNKGPKKEKEQKKSGFWGTVIKVELADIAFAVDSILAAVALAMTLPNTDLPQIGGMDGGKFLVIFAGGLIGLIIMRFAANFFVKLLESKPGLEIAAFVIVGWVGVKLAVLTLSHPDVGVISYEFAHSLEWKLIFYGVLIAIAIAGWFLSNGSTKSSKE; encoded by the coding sequence TTGGATATCTCTTTGTTACTCGAGTATGGGTGGGTATTATTATTGTTAATCGGCTTGGAAGGATTGCTTGCTGCAGATAATGCCCTCGTCTTAGCCATAATGGTTAAACATTTACCTGAAAAAGAACGGCGAAAGGCTCTATTTTATGGTCTAGCAGGTGCCTTCATTTTCCGTTTCGCTTCTTTATTTATCATAACGTTTCTTGTAGATGTATGGCAGGTCCAGGCTATTGGTGCTCTATATCTATTATTTATAGCGATCAATCACATTATAAGGAAACTATACTTTAAAAATAAAGGACCAAAAAAGGAAAAAGAACAGAAAAAATCTGGTTTTTGGGGTACTGTAATTAAGGTCGAATTGGCGGATATAGCATTTGCGGTTGATTCAATCTTAGCAGCAGTAGCTCTTGCAATGACGCTGCCTAATACGGATTTACCACAGATTGGCGGCATGGACGGCGGAAAATTCCTTGTCATATTTGCAGGGGGATTAATCGGATTAATCATTATGAGGTTTGCTGCAAACTTCTTTGTGAAACTACTTGAATCTAAACCAGGACTAGAAATTGCAGCATTTGTAATTGTCGGATGGGTTGGTGTCAAACTTGCGGTATTAACTTTAAGTCATCCGGATGTAGGTGTCATTTCTTATGAGTTTGCCCATTCCCTTGAGTGGAAACTAATATTTTATGGAGTGTTAATTGCAATCGCAATCGCTGGTTGGTTTTTATCAAATGGCTCAACAAAATCTTCTAAAGAATAA